CCCTGTGTGTGTATTAGGGAGAGAGACTACATATCATGTAGACGTTTAGATGCTGGATGTTTCGAGGCTGTTGCATATAATGAGATTTCACAACGGCATAACTTTTCTTGGCTGGAAGCCTGGAACTCAGAATTTGTTCTTATTCTGCAGGCCTGCATGAAAGATAGAGGTACTCCAGCAAAAGCTTATGTTGTACATGCTCCTCTGGAAGTAATTGGTGGAAAATCCCGACTTTTACGTGCCTGTCGTATCCACAATTTCTGGCATCTTATTCCCTCACCCTAGCCACTATTTTAATTTCTCTGCTTTTTTAAGGGAATTCAGTACCTACATTTGTTATACCTTAACCTTTCTAGAGGTGATAATTGATGCGTTCACTGAAGCTGGTCTTGTTCTTGAGAAAGATGCAAACCATAAGTTAGAGGTATAGCTCTCAAGGTGTTAATTCTTTATTCTGTCGACCGCTCCACCTTCTTTTCTCGTAAAAGCAATTTATTCATCACAGTCAAGGTTCTAGAAGTGCCCCCATGGCTTTGATCTATGGTACAAAAGTCTgttatttaagtggagaagggtagaCAGGCAGGCTTGTTATCCATCGAGTTCCCTCTGGGATTTCTTGGCTATAAAAAAACAAGGTCCTAAAAATGTAAGGCACTTGGTAGAGAATCTCTTAATACAGCGAGAAATGGTTCTAGCCTGTTTTGAAAAGGGAAGCAGTTTTACTCACTACCAAGAATCAACAATTTTATTTCTGATACCTTTGGAATTTGGCTTTCTGGAACCCTGTTTTATTCTCACCTCCTGCATTCCAACTATATGCCTGGAACTTATTTCTTCAGTTGCATTTTGCTTGCTGGTGCTTTCTTGTGGTGTTCATTCATTTTTATTCTGGTATCAAGCATTAAGTACTTAAACATTATGCTTCAGCTTATTCAAGTATGCAGTTACTTTCTCGATATATTTCATCGTCTCTTGTGGCTTCTTGTTTTCCCTCTTACCATGAAGCTCTCCTGGTGAAAATTCCTAAAGTTacctttttttctatttttgccATCTTCTTATACAGTTGCATGCCACAATAATGAATGCGCAACATAGAAGAAGGTGACATTTTTAATTCTTTCATTGTGTCTCGTTTATTCTCGGCTTGAAGTCTTTTATGATTCTACCAGTTGCATAACTATCTTTGCTGTTGAGTTTGCACTGACTTACTGATCTGGAAATTGTAgcaaaaaaaaatcagaaaaaactGATCCCTCTGATGCACGACCAATTTTTGCTCAATATGGCTCAGAAGAGTGGGGAGAGTGTCATATCCGTGAAGTTCATCTTTCACAAAGGTATGTGTACGATAGCAATGGTTATTTCCATTGCTGTGCTTCCATCCCATTTCCTGAAGAGACGCGGGGTGTGTTTCCTATGATGAAAAACTTTTTTCagaaaatgttttcttgaaaaaatgtGTTGTACGTGaaaataagtgatttttttCACATTTTCTGGTGGTGTGTAAATTGTTGTTCATATATGTCATGTATGCTTGTCGTAAATTGTTGATGATGACATTTCATACGGTTTCTTATTTTATACATACTTGGACGGTTGCTATCGACAGCTTTTCGGATGGTTGTTACCCCTGTATTGTGTTGTGTTGTACTATTATTTTACATATAATATTATCTTGGtgtcaaattatattttattgcaTTGTTAAATTCGGAACAACTAAAAGACTCATTTGATTCAACAAAAGATATGTTGTGATTTGGACATCAATGTCTCAGATTTCTAGTTTGTCCATCTTTTTGGTTTCTCTCTCTCTTGTCATTCTGCacctctttt
The sequence above is a segment of the Solanum dulcamara chromosome 11, daSolDulc1.2, whole genome shotgun sequence genome. Coding sequences within it:
- the LOC129875072 gene encoding uncharacterized protein LOC129875072 codes for the protein MTTSQAIKSKNVEDSHFVSLPLSLHPEMVAKLNNFQNSVLGTNKGLGIEKSIFINPKTLHLTVQMLKLWNTDRIEAAAEVLRCVSPKVIDALERRPVYIRLKGLACMKDRGTPAKAYVVHAPLEVIGGKSRLLRACQVIIDAFTEAGLVLEKDANHKLELHATIMNAQHRRSKKKSEKTDPSDARPIFAQYGSEEWGECHIREVHLSQRYVYDSNGYFHCCASIPFPEETRGVFPMMKNFFQKMFS